One window of Ignavibacteria bacterium genomic DNA carries:
- a CDS encoding HU family DNA-binding protein: MAKALTKSQVIASMSEKTELSKKTVKLFFDELNTLAYKEAKNTFTLPGFGKLALVERKERMGRNPATGETIQIPAKTVVKFKIAKACKDAVLANKK; the protein is encoded by the coding sequence ATGGCGAAAGCTTTAACGAAGTCTCAAGTCATTGCCTCAATGTCTGAGAAAACTGAACTATCCAAAAAAACTGTAAAACTTTTTTTTGATGAACTAAATACCCTTGCATACAAGGAAGCAAAGAACACATTTACGTTACCAGGATTCGGAAAATTAGCACTTGTTGAAAGAAAAGAAAGAATGGGTCGTAATCCTGCAACTGGTGAAACTATTCAAATTCCAGCAAAAACTGTTGTAAAATTTAAAATAGCAAAAGCCTGTAAAGACGCTGTTTTAGCGAATAAAAAATAA
- a CDS encoding serine hydrolase: protein MKKVFTIFLILLLSKYSISQIPIIYKPTEIQFSQDKLKYIDTVVHRFISNKKTPGAVVLIGGKDKIFYKKAFGNSSVIPEVKSMKIETIFDLASITKPVATATSIMILLERGMLSLDDEVRKYIPEFFGFIDEENKTQHSKIYHLLTHTSGLPDYTNADSIKNKYGSPAPDGAIKIIMALPKLNPPGTKFRYSCLGFITLAEIIKRVSGHTVADFSEKEIFKPLGMKNTTFNPDEKLKALCAPTETRDGAMTCGFVHDPLAAVQGGISGNAGLFSNSEELAIFAQMMLNKGEFNGVRILGEKTVDLMTNIYPKVEFAGRGLGWDVNSSYMGQRGDIFEIGSYGHTGFTGTSILISPKEELFLIILTNRVHPDGKGDVLPMRRAIANIVAGAIVRSE, encoded by the coding sequence ATGAAAAAAGTTTTCACAATATTTCTAATTTTACTTCTCTCAAAATATTCAATTTCCCAAATTCCTATAATTTATAAGCCCACCGAAATCCAGTTTTCTCAGGACAAGCTAAAATATATTGACACAGTGGTTCATAGATTCATTTCAAATAAAAAAACTCCAGGGGCAGTTGTGTTGATTGGGGGGAAGGACAAAATCTTTTACAAAAAAGCTTTTGGAAATTCATCCGTAATTCCTGAAGTGAAGTCAATGAAAATCGAAACTATTTTCGATCTTGCGTCGATCACGAAACCTGTTGCAACGGCGACTTCCATAATGATCTTACTCGAAAGAGGAATGTTAAGTCTTGATGATGAAGTCCGAAAATATATTCCTGAGTTTTTCGGCTTCATTGACGAAGAAAATAAAACCCAGCATTCAAAAATTTATCATCTGCTGACACATACTTCAGGTTTGCCGGATTATACAAATGCAGATTCAATTAAAAATAAATATGGTTCTCCCGCACCTGATGGAGCAATAAAAATAATCATGGCTTTGCCAAAACTGAATCCTCCAGGTACAAAATTCAGATACAGTTGTTTGGGTTTTATCACTCTTGCAGAAATAATTAAGCGAGTTTCTGGGCATACAGTAGCAGACTTTTCTGAAAAAGAGATTTTCAAACCTCTCGGAATGAAAAACACAACTTTTAATCCTGATGAAAAATTAAAAGCATTATGCGCACCAACTGAGACACGAGATGGAGCAATGACTTGCGGATTCGTACACGATCCACTTGCTGCAGTACAGGGCGGGATCTCAGGTAATGCAGGCTTATTTTCGAATTCAGAGGAGCTTGCTATATTTGCACAAATGATGCTGAATAAAGGGGAGTTTAACGGAGTAAGAATCTTGGGAGAAAAAACTGTTGATCTAATGACGAATATTTATCCAAAAGTGGAATTTGCCGGAAGAGGATTAGGTTGGGATGTGAATTCATCATACATGGGGCAACGCGGAGATATATTTGAAATTGGTTCATATGGGCACACGGGTTTTACAGGAACATCAATATTGATTTCTCCTAAAGAAGAATTATTTTTGATAATATTGACAAATCGAGTTCATCCTGATGGAAAAGGGGATGTATTACCAATGAGGAGGGCGATTGCAAATATTGTAGCAGGAGCAATTGTTCGAAGTGAATAA